From the Chloroflexus aurantiacus J-10-fl genome, one window contains:
- the hppD gene encoding 4-hydroxyphenylpyruvate dioxygenase — protein sequence MCSADPLELLGIDYVEFYVSNARQAAHFYRTTLGLRPVAYAGLETGVRDRASYVLERRNVRFVLTAPLLPDHPIAQHIAHHGDGVKDIALRVRDAVTAYETAVARGGIPVQAPTEYVDEHGRIIKATIATYGDTVHSFIERENYQGTFMPGFQPITTPLPVPETGIAAIDHIVGNVELGAMNRWVNYYRDVLGFSQLVHFDDHDISTEYSALMSKVMQNGTGRIKFPINEPAEGRRKSQIEEFLEYYGGPGVQHIALATGDICATVDALRAAGIPFIHVPDAYYDDLEERVGKIDESRQALQERGILVDRDEEGYLLQIFSQPLQDRPTLFIEIIQRKGSRGFGKGNFKALFEAIEREQARRGNL from the coding sequence ATGTGCTCCGCCGATCCGCTTGAGTTACTTGGCATTGATTATGTTGAGTTTTACGTCAGCAATGCCCGTCAGGCTGCCCATTTCTACCGCACCACACTCGGCCTGCGTCCGGTTGCCTACGCCGGTCTCGAAACCGGGGTGCGCGACCGGGCCAGTTATGTGCTCGAACGCCGCAATGTCCGCTTCGTCCTGACCGCTCCCCTCCTGCCCGATCACCCGATTGCGCAGCACATTGCCCACCACGGCGATGGGGTGAAAGACATTGCCCTGCGCGTCCGTGATGCGGTGACTGCGTATGAAACAGCGGTTGCCCGTGGCGGGATTCCGGTGCAGGCGCCGACCGAATATGTGGACGAACATGGCCGGATTATCAAGGCGACGATTGCCACCTATGGCGACACCGTCCACTCATTTATCGAGCGTGAAAACTACCAGGGAACATTCATGCCCGGCTTCCAGCCGATCACTACACCACTACCGGTACCGGAAACCGGGATTGCCGCCATTGACCACATCGTCGGCAACGTGGAACTGGGGGCAATGAATCGTTGGGTCAACTACTACCGTGATGTGCTCGGCTTCAGCCAGTTGGTACACTTCGACGATCACGACATCAGCACCGAGTACAGTGCCCTCATGTCGAAGGTGATGCAAAACGGTACCGGTCGGATCAAGTTCCCCATCAACGAACCGGCTGAGGGGCGCCGCAAGAGCCAGATCGAAGAGTTTCTTGAGTACTACGGCGGCCCCGGTGTTCAGCACATTGCCCTGGCAACCGGCGACATCTGTGCGACCGTTGATGCACTGCGCGCTGCCGGTATTCCGTTTATCCACGTACCCGACGCCTACTACGATGATCTCGAAGAGCGGGTTGGCAAAATCGACGAGAGCCGGCAGGCCCTCCAGGAGCGGGGGATTCTGGTTGACCGTGATGAAGAGGGGTACCTGCTCCAAATCTTCAGTCAGCCACTCCAGGATCGGCCAACCCTCTTCATCGAGATTATCCAGCGCAAAGGCAGCCGGGGCTTCGGCAAGGGTAATTTCAAGGCGCTCTTCGAGGCCATTGAACGCGAACAGGCCCGGCGTGGCAATTTGTAG
- a CDS encoding TrmB family transcriptional regulator gives MVDRIQEQLMALGLNRYEAATYLALLERRSYTPAQVAVRAGIPRQRIYDVLAALCARGLAIERHSDGQRHYVAIDPAIALPALIEQRRRQFEHEQATLTEHVHTLLTTLTPAFTAGHEQIDPLDYVDVLLDRRLVVERALALAQSAEREISVCFKLPLLGDRESNFAEVAEPLRRGVRYRALYERSALANPDLRAWVTQFVEWGQQARMVETLPLKVNLYDRRIALLSLQDPVTGALSLTALCVTHPNFSVFLQGAFEQLWSDAEPFQPT, from the coding sequence ATGGTTGATCGCATCCAGGAACAACTGATGGCGTTAGGTCTCAACCGCTACGAAGCGGCCACCTACCTGGCGCTCCTCGAACGCCGGAGCTACACCCCGGCGCAGGTAGCGGTGCGTGCCGGCATTCCTCGCCAGCGCATCTACGACGTACTGGCCGCACTTTGTGCGCGTGGCCTCGCCATCGAACGTCACAGCGACGGTCAACGCCACTACGTCGCCATCGATCCGGCCATCGCCCTACCGGCCCTGATCGAGCAGCGTCGTCGGCAATTCGAGCACGAACAGGCTACACTGACCGAACACGTCCACACGCTCCTCACCACCCTGACACCTGCTTTTACGGCTGGTCATGAACAGATCGATCCCCTCGATTATGTTGATGTCCTGCTCGACCGCCGGCTCGTTGTCGAGCGCGCCCTGGCCCTGGCGCAGAGTGCTGAACGCGAGATCAGCGTCTGTTTCAAGCTCCCGTTACTGGGTGACCGGGAAAGCAATTTCGCCGAGGTAGCCGAACCACTCCGTCGCGGTGTGCGCTATCGCGCACTCTACGAACGGTCAGCCCTGGCAAACCCTGACCTGCGAGCCTGGGTGACGCAGTTCGTTGAATGGGGGCAACAGGCGCGCATGGTCGAGACCCTGCCGCTCAAGGTGAATCTCTACGACCGTCGCATCGCCTTACTCTCGCTCCAGGACCCCGTTACCGGTGCGCTGAGTCTCACCGCACTCTGCGTCACCCATCCCAACTTCAGCGTATTCCTGCAGGGTGCGTTCGAGCAACTCTGGAGTGATGCCGAACCGTTCCAGCCCACCTAG
- a CDS encoding sensor histidine kinase, which translates to MWYFTPYILLPLAAVLLALGAMRLAWPYRRLPVAKVFLGLMFSTIWWSMCHALELSNATIAGKVLLSNIQYISVVSVPLLWLLFALCYTDRAHLLPRSVLYSLILLQSGFLIGAWTNGWHRLMWPRVELTYTAGGLWVLTGPHGPLWYASVLSAYAMVFAGTVLMINQAIRSQSLYRAQAISLVVGALLPWAASMLFVTGLSPIPFVDPTPVAFALGGLAFTVAMQRYRALDLLPAARERIVDQMPDAIIVLDMHDRIIDLNPAAQAILSATTDVLGKSLARVAPPWLIEQVRDRYEGQFEVQQTGETGTTTYDLRCTTLRDRDGSPAGRIFVLRDITLFKQAAQALQEAKEAAEAASQAKSAFLSMMSHELRTPLTAILGYSEFLREDLLNRDLHSLTSDLDRIITAGRHLLTLINDILDYARLEANAVTIHPEPVHMSTLINEVVMTLQGLAKQGQNTITVTVEPDLPPVLADPVRLRQVLLNLVGNACKFTGQGEIRVHCYRSTTAEIQIDVSDTGIGIAADQLQHLFKPFVQVDNGPTRRYGGTGLGLAICQRLCQVMGGAILVTSEPGRGSTFSVRLPITGVPSAPCEVSQEDG; encoded by the coding sequence ATGTGGTATTTCACACCCTACATCCTCTTGCCACTTGCTGCGGTGCTCCTGGCGTTAGGGGCAATGCGTCTGGCCTGGCCATATCGGCGACTACCGGTGGCAAAGGTCTTTCTTGGCCTGATGTTTAGCACGATCTGGTGGTCGATGTGTCATGCCCTGGAATTGTCGAATGCGACTATTGCCGGTAAGGTGCTGCTGAGCAATATTCAATACATCAGTGTGGTGAGCGTGCCATTATTGTGGCTATTGTTTGCACTGTGTTACACAGATCGCGCTCATCTGTTGCCGCGTAGTGTGCTGTACAGTTTGATCCTGCTCCAAAGCGGATTTTTGATCGGTGCCTGGACAAATGGCTGGCATCGGTTGATGTGGCCGCGGGTGGAATTGACCTATACTGCCGGTGGCCTTTGGGTGCTGACCGGGCCGCATGGGCCGCTGTGGTACGCCAGTGTTCTGAGCGCCTATGCGATGGTGTTTGCCGGTACGGTGTTGATGATCAATCAGGCGATCCGCAGTCAATCACTCTACCGCGCCCAGGCGATCAGTCTGGTGGTTGGAGCACTCCTCCCTTGGGCAGCGAGTATGCTCTTCGTAACCGGACTCAGTCCGATCCCCTTTGTTGACCCAACGCCGGTCGCTTTCGCGCTCGGTGGGCTGGCTTTCACCGTTGCGATGCAGCGCTACCGCGCACTTGACCTCTTGCCGGCGGCGCGTGAGCGAATCGTTGATCAGATGCCTGATGCGATTATCGTGCTTGATATGCATGATCGGATCATTGACCTGAATCCGGCAGCACAGGCGATTTTGTCGGCAACGACAGATGTTCTTGGTAAGTCGTTGGCACGTGTTGCACCGCCCTGGCTGATTGAGCAGGTCCGTGATCGGTACGAAGGCCAGTTTGAGGTGCAACAGACCGGTGAAACGGGGACGACGACCTACGATTTACGTTGTACCACGTTGCGCGATCGCGATGGCAGTCCGGCGGGGCGGATCTTTGTGCTGCGCGACATTACCCTCTTCAAGCAGGCAGCACAGGCTTTGCAAGAAGCGAAGGAGGCGGCTGAAGCGGCCAGTCAAGCGAAAAGTGCCTTCCTATCAATGATGAGTCACGAATTGCGGACACCACTGACGGCTATTTTGGGCTACAGTGAGTTTCTACGCGAGGATTTGTTGAATCGGGATCTGCATTCACTGACATCCGACCTTGACCGGATCATTACGGCTGGACGGCATTTGTTGACGCTGATTAACGATATTCTTGATTACGCGCGCCTGGAAGCGAATGCCGTGACGATTCACCCAGAGCCAGTTCACATGTCTACGCTGATCAATGAGGTTGTGATGACGTTGCAGGGACTGGCGAAGCAGGGGCAAAATACTATCACCGTTACTGTGGAACCAGACCTGCCACCGGTGTTGGCCGATCCGGTACGTTTACGTCAGGTGTTGTTGAACCTGGTTGGCAATGCCTGTAAGTTTACCGGGCAGGGTGAGATTCGTGTTCACTGCTACCGTTCAACCACTGCTGAGATTCAGATTGATGTGAGCGATACGGGGATCGGTATTGCTGCCGATCAGCTTCAGCACCTGTTCAAGCCATTTGTGCAGGTAGATAATGGTCCAACCAGACGCTACGGTGGCACCGGGCTGGGACTGGCTATCTGTCAGCGCTTGTGTCAGGTGATGGGAGGCGCGATCCTGGTCACGAGTGAACCGGGCCGTGGTTCGACCTTTAGTGTGCGTTTGCCGATCACAGGTGTGCCATCTGCACCATGTGAAGTTTCACAAGAGGATGGCTAA